A window of the Penaeus vannamei isolate JL-2024 chromosome 19, ASM4276789v1, whole genome shotgun sequence genome harbors these coding sequences:
- the LOC138864957 gene encoding serine-aspartate repeat-containing protein I-like has translation MADPTSNFHGTKVFFKLDLLKGYFQVPVYPENIPKTAVITPVRVVNINYNQHVQQYPNWHVKESDTTFSCSSSDATVTGNPGCSSDSMITALWYVRTSASLVPHPQNSLGTRYLSPAHVSPGPPLLKDLRICRHAKCKQKQSQAKKKQKQTQAKGKKQEQTQAKGEEAGADTGEEQEAGADAGEEEEAGADVGEEEEAGTDTDAGEEKEAGADAGEEEEAGADTGEEEKVDADTGEEEEAGADTGEEEEVDADTGEVEKAGAETGEEEETGADIDEEEEAGADTGEEEEAGADAGEEEEAGADAGEEEEAGTDTDTGEEKEAGADAGEEEEAGADTSEEDEAGADAGEEKEAGADTDEEEEAGAETGEEEEAGADAGEEEEAGADTGEEEKVDADTGEEEEAGADTGEEEEVDADTGEEEKAGAETGEEEETGAGIDEEEKAGADTGEEEEAGVDTGEEEEAGADTEEEAGEDTDEEEEAGADTGEEEEARADTGEKEKAEDAGEKEEAGVDAGEEEEAGAETCEEEERPTYIHTQQPQGVGGSSWAR, from the exons ATGGCGGATCCTACCTCCAACTTTCATGGAACCAAGGTTTTCTTTAAACTCGACCTCCTGAAGGGCTACTTTCAAGTACCAGTCTACCCAGAAAATATACCCAAGACGGCAGTTATTACACCTGTAAG GGTtgtaaatattaattataatcaaCACGTCCAGCAGTATCCTAACTGGCATGTAAAAGAGTCAGACACAACATTTTCTTGTAGTTCCAGCGACGCCACAGTAACGGGTAATCCAGGG TGTTCAAGCGACTCCATGATAACGGCCTTGTGGTACGTTAGGACAAGTGCCAGTTTAGTCCCACATCCGCAGAATTCCTTGGGCACAAGATATCTATCGCCAGCACACGTTTCTCCCGGCCCACCACTATTAAAGGACTTAAGAATTTGTCGGCATG CGAAGTGCAAGCAGAAGCAGTCTCAggcgaagaagaagcagaagcagacacAGGCAAAGGGGAAGAAACAGGAGCAGACACAGGCGAAaggggaagaagcaggagcagacaCAGGTGAAGAGCAAGAAGCGGGAGCAGAtgcaggcgaagaggaagaagcaggagcagacgtaggcgaagaggaagaagcaggaacaGACacag acgcaggcgaagagaaagaagcaggagcagatgcaggcgaagaggaagaagcaggagcagacaCAGGCGAAGAGGAAAAAGTAGATGCAGAcacaggcgaagaggaagaagcaggagcagacacaggcgaagaggaagaagtagatgcAGACACAGGCGAAGTGGAAAAAGCAGGAGCAGAaacaggcgaagaggaagaaacaggagcAGAcatagacgaagaggaagaagcaggagcagacactggcgaagaggaagaagcgggagCAGAtgcaggcgaagaggaagaagcaggagcagacgcaggcgaagaggaagaagcaggaacaGACacag acacaggcgaagagaaagaagcaggagcagatgcaggcgaagaggaagaagcaggagcagacaCAAGCGAAGAGGACGAAGCAGGAGCAGACGCaggcgaagagaaagaagcaggagcagacaccgacgaagaggaagaagcaggagcagaaacaggcgaagaggaagaagcaggagcagatgcaggcgaagaggaagaagcaggagcagacaCAGGCGAAGAGGAAAAAGTAGATGCAGACacgggcgaagaggaagaagcaggagcagacacaggcgaagaggaagaagtagatgcagacacaggagaagaggaaaaagcagGAGCAGAaacaggcgaagaggaagaaacaggagcAGGcatagacgaagaggaaaaagcagGAGCAGACactggcgaagaggaagaagcaggagtagacacaggcgaagaggaagaagcaggagcagacaccg aggaagaagcaggagaagacactgacgaagaggaagaagcaggagcagacacaggcgaagaggaggaagcaagagCAGACACAGGcgaaaaggaaaaagcagaagaTGCAggcgaaaaggaagaagcaggagtagatgcaggcgaagaggaagaagcaggagcagaaacatgcgaagaggaagaa agacctacttataTTCAcactcagcaaccacaaggagttggggggagttcttgggcgcgctag